A region from the Paenibacillus humicola genome encodes:
- a CDS encoding helix-turn-helix transcriptional regulator → MNYSVLRIASEMGIAEGTVRSLIKKVYAKTKISNKGQFMRVFGSSV, encoded by the coding sequence ATGAATTACAGTGTGCTGCGCATCGCTTCGGAAATGGGGATTGCCGAAGGGACGGTGCGCAGCTTGATCAAGAAGGTCTATGCGAAAACGAAAATCAGCAATAAGGGGCAGTTTATGCGGGTGTTCGGTTCATCCGTATAA
- a CDS encoding cupin domain-containing protein, whose protein sequence is MFDRKKLDFFAASAAECTLAPDEAELVLAEWTAPGCSQDREPEFIAPLHVHRSDDEAWYVLEGTLAFRIGDETVEASAGGAVIAPRGKPHTYWNPRQEPARYLIIMTARIRALIDAIHATDKRDPESMRRLFERFDSELIHSP, encoded by the coding sequence TTGTTCGATCGCAAAAAGCTCGATTTCTTCGCGGCATCTGCTGCGGAATGCACTCTCGCACCGGATGAGGCGGAGCTGGTGCTTGCGGAATGGACCGCTCCCGGCTGCTCGCAGGACCGAGAGCCGGAGTTTATCGCGCCGCTCCATGTCCACCGCTCGGATGACGAGGCATGGTATGTGCTTGAAGGCACGCTTGCTTTCAGGATCGGGGACGAAACGGTGGAGGCTTCCGCCGGCGGAGCGGTAATCGCGCCGCGAGGTAAACCGCACACGTACTGGAATCCCAGACAAGAGCCGGCGCGATATTTGATTATTATGACCGCGAGGATCCGTGCCTTGATTGACGCCATTCACGCCACAGACAAGCGGGACCCGGAATCGATGAGGCGGCTGTTCGAGCGGTTTGATTCCGAGCTGATTCACAGCCCCTGA